TCGAGCAGGTCGGGACGCATCGCGGGCAGTGTAGCGGGGCGGCGTGGGCCTCCGGGTCGCAGGGGACCGGAACGGCCTTCTCACGCGCCTTTTCCTAGACTGCACCCGTGACGCCCGCCCCCCGCCGCAACCCCCGTCTCGTGCGCTGGCTGGTGCTGGGCGGAACGCTCGCGCTGCTGGTGGGGATCGGTCTCACGCCGGACGTGCGGGCCTTTCTGGCGCGCGGGTATACGGCCCTCACGTCGAGCGACCCCGCCGTCACCCACGCCTTCGTAGGCGGGCTCGGCTGGGCCGGACCCCTCGCGCTGATCCTGGGCTTCGTGTTTCAGGCGGTCGTGCCCGTCCTCCCCGCCCTGGTGATGATCGCCGTGACCGCCCGCGCCTACGGCCCCGTCGAGGGCTTTTTTATCGTCTACGTCGGCACGCTGCTCGGGGCCGCCGCCGGGTACGGGCTGGGGCGGGCGGTGGGGGACACGCTCGTGCGGACGCTCGCCGGGGAACGGGCGCGCAACGCGGCCCACGCCTTCGCCGAGCGGTACGGGGTGCAGGGGGTGCTGCTCGTGCGGCTGACGCCGGTTCTCTCGGCGGACGTGATGAACCTCGTCGCGGGGGCGGCCAGGATGGGCTTCCGGCCTTTCCTGCTCGCCACCGCCGCCGGGGCATTGCCGGTGACCCTGCTGGTGGTGTGGCTCAGCGGCTCGGCCCACCGGATGGCGTGGGGGCTGGGGCTGCTCTCGGCCCTCGTCGCCCTCGGGGCCGCGACCCGCTGGTGGCTCGGGCGGCGCTCGGCGGGGAGGCCGGTCCCGGAGGTTCCGCCCCGGACGGACGGCGGCGTCTCTTGAGGTGGCGCTGAATCTCGTCTCAGAAGGTAAGCCGGGCCGAGATTGTTCCTCAACGCGGGATGAAATGTTGAGCCCTGGAGGAACAACCATGAGAAGACCCCTGCTCGCCGCGCTGACGGCGGCCCTCGGCGTTCTGCCCCCCGCATTTGCCCAGGGCTCGGCTCCGCCCACCGGCCCCGGCCCCCAGCAGACGACCGTGCCCACCCCCCGCCCCCTGCCCGCCCCCGAGCCGCCCGTGAGCGCGACGGTCACCCGCAACGAGCCCGCGGCGCTGGAGTTCACCCCCGACAAGCTCGCCCGGCTCAGGGTCCCGGCGGGCTTCGAGATCAAGGTGATGGCGAGCGGCCTGGGCAACGCGCGGATGATGCACGTGATGCCCGACGGCGGCATCTACCTCACCCGCAGGGGGCAAAACGACATCTACTACCTGAAGGACGTGAACAAAGACGGCCTGTTCGACGCGGGCGAGCGCCGGATGGTCGCGCAAAACCTCAAGCTCGTCCACGGGCTCGACGTGAGGGGCGGCAAGCTCTACGCGGTCGGCGAGAAGACGATCTGGGTGATGGATATGGCGCGGGACGGCACCCTGAGCGTGCCCCGCGTCTTCGCCGACGGCTTTCCCGACGCCGGGCAGCACCCCGCGCGCGGGTTGAAGTGGGGCCCGGACGGCTACCTCTACGCGTCGTTCGGCTCCACCAACAACGACACGCCCACCCAGAATCCCGAGGAGGCGACCATCCTGCGCGTCCGCCCCGACGGGCAGTGGCGCGAGGTGTACGCGCGGGGGCTGCGGCACACCATCGGCTTCGGCTGGCACCCGGTCACGGGGACCTTCTACGGCATGGACATGAGCATGGACTGGCACGGCGACGACCTCCCGCCCGAGGAGCTGAACGTGATCGAGCGCGGGCGCAACTACGGCTGGCCCTTCTGCTACGCCGACCGCCGCCCCGACCCCTACACCAACTCCAGCCAGATTCCGGGCCGGATCACCAAGGCCGAGTTCTGCGACCTGACCCAGGGCTCGGTGCTGACCTACACGGCGCACGCCTCGCCCATCGCCCTGAACTTCTACACGGGCGCCCAATTCCCCGCCGAGTACCGGGGCGACGCCTTCGTGGCCTTCCGCGGCTCGTGGAACCGCTCCGCGCCCAGCGGCTACGAGATCGCCCGGGTGAACTTCGACGCGCAAAACCGCCCCACCGCCATCCAGCCCTTCGTGACCGGCTTCGTCTACCAGGAGAACGGGCAGTGGAAGCAGTTCGGGCGCGTGGCGGGCGTCGCCACCTACACGGACGGCAGCCTGCTCTTCACCGACGACCAGAGCGGCGTCCTGTACCGGGTGCGCTACACGGGGGGCCAGTGATGCGACACCTGACGATCCTGGGGGTCCTGGCGCTCGCCAGTACCGTGGGGCACAGTGCCTCGGCGGGGGGAGCCCAGCCCATGAACATGGCCCCGGCGAGCACACCCCTCTCCGCCACCGCCGCCCTGCGTGACCCGGCGGGGCAACTTCTCGGCACCGCGACCTTCCGGCAGGTCGGCCAGGGGGTGCAGGTCAGCGTGGAGGCGCGCGGCCTGACGCCGGGGCAACACGGGATGCACGTCCACGAGTCCGGGCGCTGCGCTCCCGGCGTGGACCCGGCGATGAACACGGTCGTCCCCTTCGGC
Above is a window of Deinococcus planocerae DNA encoding:
- a CDS encoding TVP38/TMEM64 family protein, encoding MTPAPRRNPRLVRWLVLGGTLALLVGIGLTPDVRAFLARGYTALTSSDPAVTHAFVGGLGWAGPLALILGFVFQAVVPVLPALVMIAVTARAYGPVEGFFIVYVGTLLGAAAGYGLGRAVGDTLVRTLAGERARNAAHAFAERYGVQGVLLVRLTPVLSADVMNLVAGAARMGFRPFLLATAAGALPVTLLVVWLSGSAHRMAWGLGLLSALVALGAATRWWLGRRSAGRPVPEVPPRTDGGVS
- a CDS encoding PQQ-dependent sugar dehydrogenase codes for the protein MRRPLLAALTAALGVLPPAFAQGSAPPTGPGPQQTTVPTPRPLPAPEPPVSATVTRNEPAALEFTPDKLARLRVPAGFEIKVMASGLGNARMMHVMPDGGIYLTRRGQNDIYYLKDVNKDGLFDAGERRMVAQNLKLVHGLDVRGGKLYAVGEKTIWVMDMARDGTLSVPRVFADGFPDAGQHPARGLKWGPDGYLYASFGSTNNDTPTQNPEEATILRVRPDGQWREVYARGLRHTIGFGWHPVTGTFYGMDMSMDWHGDDLPPEELNVIERGRNYGWPFCYADRRPDPYTNSSQIPGRITKAEFCDLTQGSVLTYTAHASPIALNFYTGAQFPAEYRGDAFVAFRGSWNRSAPSGYEIARVNFDAQNRPTAIQPFVTGFVYQENGQWKQFGRVAGVATYTDGSLLFTDDQSGVLYRVRYTGGQ